The DNA segment CCGAACGCGCTGCGCGACGGCTTCGCCGCGCCGGTCGACGCGACGCTCGGACCGGCGTACCTGCTCGAACACACGCTGACCGTGGACTATCCGCACCGCACGATCGCGCTCGGAACGCCGCCGGACGGCGGAGCCGCCGTGCCGCTGACGCTCGCCGTCGGCCGCCCCGCCGCCGAAGGGGTTCCGCCCGAAGTGTACGCGCTGGTCGGTGTGAACGTTGCGGGCGAAGCGCTGACGATGCTGCTCGACACCGGCGCGACCGCGCGCGTCCGCGATGCCGTGAAACGTTCCGTCGAAGACGGCGAGCCGATCCACCAAGTGTGTTTGATCGAAAGCGCCGTGCTGCAGCGCTGGCACCGCGCGCATCCGCGCTGGACGTTCATGGAATCGGCGTTCGACGTCGCCGGCGACCGGGACGGCAGCGCGTCGGCGGCGATCCTCGTTCCGGAGCTGCGCATCGGAGATCTGCGCGCGCCGCCGACCTGGTTCGTCGAGCGGCGCGACGCTTCGACGTTCGCCGCGCTTTCGAAGGCGTTCGGCAAACCCGTTTCCGGCGATCTCGGCGGCGACGCGCTGCGCCGCTGGCGCGTGACGTTCGACCTCCACGGCGAACGGCTGCTGCTGCGCTGACCGTCGGGGCCGCGCCAGGAGTCCGACCGGCCTGGACGAACGGCGTCCGCGATGGGCGCGCACCGTCTCGCGGCCGGCTCGGCTCTCGTCATCGCCTGCATCGCGGGCTGGGCGGTGAGCGCGAGCGCGCAGGCGCAGCCGACGGCGGCTCCCAAGCCGAACCGGGACAGCTCGATCGTGCAGCCGCTCACCGAGATCGGGCGCGTTCGGGCGCGCACGCCGTACTGCACCGCGCTCGCGCGCGCGCGGCCCGGGATCGACGCTGCGATCGCCTACGAGTTCGCCGTGCCGATTCTCGGCGACGACCTCGCGCACTTTCGCCTCGACTCGTACCTCACCAAGGATCAGTCGCTCACCAAGAGCGAGAGCGACGTGCGCGCATTGTGGCAGCTCGCGAAGGCGGGCCGCACGGAGGTGCAGGCGCTGCGCCAGGCCGCGAACGCCGACGGCGTCGATCCGGAGAAGCGCAAGGAGATGCTGGCCTTCGCCAACGCGCTCGACGGCGCGAAAGCGCGGCAGATGATGCTCGCGAAGTCGATCGCGCGGACCGTCGCAACGCTCGCCGAAGCTCCGGTGCACCTGCTGCTCGACGGGCCGCTCGACGATCACGGCGGCAGCGCGCTCGCGCGCGGCGGGAAGCTCTCGGAGTCGATCACGATGTCCCAGGTGACCGCCGTCGCGCAAACGCTCACGCAGGCCGACGCGCTCGCGGATCGCGTGCGCGCGCAGCAGATCTTCGCGACGTTCGCCGACGAAGATTTCATCCGCGACGATCTCAAGACGGCCGCCGAGCACGCGACCAACGCGATGCAGCTCGGCCGCTGCGACCAAGTCTAGCGCGCGAGCAGCGCCGCGGCGAGCAGCGCGGCAGGGGTGACCGCGATCCCCACCGCGGCGAACCGCAGCGGCGACACCTCGACGTTCGCGCGGCGCAGGATCGCCAGCCACAGCAGCGTCGCGAGCGAACCGTTCGCCGTCAGGTTCGGACCGACGTTGACGCCGACCAGCGCGGCGGCGCTGAAGGCGGCCGGCGGGTGCGCGGCCGCGACGTACTTGCCGAGATCGAGGCCGACCGGGAGGTTGTTCACCACGTTCGAGGCGAGCGCGCTCGCGAAGGCGATGCCGAGCTGCGCGAGCGGCGTCGCGACGTGGTTCGCCCACCCGAACAGCATCCGCGGCAGCGCTGAAGCGCCGGCGAGGTCGAGCGCCTCGACCAGCACGAACAGCGCCGCGGTCAGCGCGACGACCGGCCAGGCGATTCCGCGCGCGATCGCGAGCGGCGCGGCGCGCTCGCGCGTCGTCGCGAGGAGCGCCGCCGCAAGCCCGAGCGCGCACGCCACCGCTCCGAGCGGTCCGCCCAGCGACGACGTCGCCACCAACACCAGCGCGCCGACGACGAGGGCGCCGCTCGCGAGCGCGCGCGGCGGCGGCGCGCTTCCGTCGTGTACCATCAAGTCTGCTGCGACGTCGCGCCGGAACAGCAGCGCCAGCGCGGCGTACGTCAGCGCGATCGACGCAAGCGCGGCGAGCCCGAACGACATCAGCCAGCTGCCCAGCGGCGGGACGCCGGCATGCGCGAAGAAGAGCAGGTTCGACGGGTTGGAGATCGGCAGCACGAAGCTGGCCGCGTTCGCGACCAGCGCGCAGGCGAAGACGTACGCGTGCGGGCGCGCGTCGGTGCGTGCGACCGCCTGCAGCACCGCGGGCGTGAGCACCACGATCGTCGCGTCGTTCGAGAGAAACGCGGTCGTGCACGCGCCCGCCGCATAGACGAGCGCCAGCAGCCGCCCGCGCGAGCCGCCCGCCGCGCGGACCGCCCACGCCGCAATCCACTCGAAGACGCCCTCCACGCGCGCGAACTCCGCAAGCGCCATCATCCCGATCAGAAACAGGTAGACGTCGAGCCCGCGCGCGACGGCCGCATAAGCGGCGTTCGGCGCGAGCGCGCGCAAGAGGACGAGCGCGATTGCGCCGCCGCACGCCCACCACGCCTCGCAGATCTTGAACGGGCGAACGATCACGCCGAGCAGCGCGAGCCCGGCGATCACAGTGGCTACGATCGGATCAGGCGTTCGCCGCGCGCGAAGGGCGGTAGAGGTGCGCGCCGCCGTAGACCGGCAGGCCGCCGACGATCGTCGAGAGGACCTGGTACTCGTCGCTCCAGATCGAGAGGTCGGCGCGTTTCCCGGGCTCGATCGTGCCGAGCTCGCGGTCGAGGTTTAGCAGCCGCGCCGGGCTGCGCGTCGCGTTGGCGATCGCGGTCTCGAACGGGATGTCGGCGTAGATCATCAAGTTGCGCACGGCTTGGTCCATCAGCAGCGCGCTGCCGGCGATCGTACCGTCCTCGGCGCGCACGACGCCGCCTTCGATGCGGTAGCCGCTCCCGGCCGGCGGCATGTTGTCGGTCGCCAGGACCAGCCGGTCGTGCAGCGTGCGGTAGAGCAAGTCGACCATCGCGGGCGCCACGTGGTAGCCGTCGCAGATCAATTGCACCGTCGTGCGCGACTCTTGGATGAACGCCGCGAGAATCGAAGGGTCGCGGTGGTCGAGCGGCGGCATCGCGTTGAACGCGTGCGTCACCGTGCGGAAGCCGAGCCCGATCGCGAGCATCCCCTCGCGGTAGTGCGCCGCGGTGTGTCCCGCCGAGCACACGATGCCTTGGTCGAAGAAGAAGCGCGCGACCTCGTCGACGCCCTCGGCCTCCGGCGCCATCGTCACCAGCACCAGCGCGCCGCGGCAGGCTTCGATCATCTCCTGCGCGCGCTCCATCGTCGCCGGCAGGATCCACTCCGCGCGGTGGACGCGGCGAAACTTCGGGTTCAGGAACGGCCCTTCGAAATGAATGCCCAGACACCGCGCGCCGATCGGATCGCCGGCTTCGACGAGCTGGTTTGCGGCTTCCGAGACTTCCGCCGCCGCGTGCATCATCGACTCCCACGGCGCGGTCATGATCCCGGCGCAATAACCGGTTGCTCCCTGCCGCGCGTACGCGCGCGCGGCGACTTCGACCGCGGTTCCTTGATCGCGGTTGAACAGAAACTCGTCGGCGCCGTTGGTGTGGACGTCGATCAGACCCGGAGCGACGATCGCGCCGTCGGGCGGGCGCAGATCGGTAGGACCGTCCTCGGGAAGTATCCGTGCGATCCGCCCGCGGTCCACGGCGATCCGACCGTGGGCCAGCGTGCCGTTGCCGAGCGCGATTCGCGCGGGCCCGAGGATGTAGGTGTCGGACACGTCCGGTTCGATTCGGGGACGGCGCGTCGGCGACCCTCTTTCAAAATACTCAGGAAAAGCTAAGGAACGTATGCCTACGAGCGGCTCCCGAAGAGCCGCCGAATGAACGATTTACGCTCGCTTGGTACGGTGTCGGACGGTCGCGGCGCCGCGGCTGCCAAGCGCTCGCGTTCGGCGCGCTCGCGCTCGCCGCGCGCGAGCCGCGCCATGTGCTCCTCGGCGTGCGACTCCAGCGTCGAGCGGAGGGCGAGCAGCTCGTTCCAGCCGGCCGGCGCGCGGCTCGCGTCGAGCGCTTCGCGGTACTCGAGCGTCGAGGTGGTGAAGATCCGCTGCGGAACGATCGCGCGCTCGCGCAGGTAGCGGTCGGCGAGCATCACGACGTTGCGGCGCTCGGCCGAGTCTTCGTGATCCGCCATCGTGTGCACGAACGCGATCGGCTTGCCGTCGCGCGCGATCTGCGCGTACAGCTCGAGCTCGCGGTCGTCGAGCTGGCGCGAGAAGAGCGCCAGGATCTCGCTCGCCGCCGACGCGGCGGCGCGCACGATCTCGCCGGCGAGCGGGAAGCCGGAGTCGAACGCCGGCGTGTGCACGAGCACGAGCTCGCGCGGGAGCGTCCACGGCGTCTCGATCAGGACCGGCGTGCGCGCCGCGGCCTCCAGCGTCTCGTCGAGCGCGATCTCGTTCCAGCCCGCGTCGTCGCCGAGCGCATACGCGCGATGGCGCTCGCCGTAGCGCACGTGCACCGGAAAGTGCAGCTCGACGTCGGCGCCTTCGTCGGCCAGCACGCGCGAGCCGGCGATCGCGTTGATCAAGCTCGACTTGCCGCGTTTGAAGGCGCCGATCACCGGGACGCGCCAGCGCTCGGGGCGCAGACCGTGCTCGTACGTGAGCGGATCGAAGCGCGCGCCGTCGGACGCCGCGACGCGCGCCGTCCCGGCGCGCGGGTCGAGCGGGATCGAGGGATCGGCGAGCTCGGCGCGTTCGGCGCGGCTCTCGCGCGCGAACGCTTCGGTGCGCGTCTCCACGCGCGTCGCGAGCATGCGCGCGGCGGATGCGCGCTCGCGCGCCGCGCGCGCGGCCGCGGCGCGGTCGTCGCCGGCGGCGTGCGCGGCGAGCGCGCGCTCGAGCGGACCGATCGCTTCGGCGCGCACGCGCGGCGCCAGCGCGGCGGCCCGCGCGCCGAGCCCGCGCGCGATCGTCTCGACCTGCGCGGCGATGCGGTCGACGTACGCTTCGAGCTGCGCGTCGAAGGCGGGATAGATCGTCGCGCCGAGATCGGCGAGCAGCTCGCGCTTCATGTACGCGTCCGGCGGTGCGGCGCCGAAGCGCTGCGCGACCGCGTCAACCAGCGCGACGGCGGGACCGCCGAGCGCGCCGAGGACGATCGAGCTGCGCAAGCCGGTCTCGATGTCGGTGCTCCACGCGCCGCTCGAGGCGTCGGCGCCGAACGCGCGCGCGGCGTCCTCGGTGACCGGAAAGCGTTCCGCCGCCAGCGCGTCGAGCAGCGGCGCCAGAACGCCGCCGCGGTCGGCCTCGCGCGCCGCGCCGACGACCGCAGCGGACGCGCTCTTCGCCTCCTCGCGCAGGCGTTTCGCAACCAGCTCGGCGGCGTCGGCGGCGAAGCGCCCGATCGCCGTAGCCAGCACGTCGTCGACCAGGATGTGCAGCTTCTGGCGGTCGCGCAAGCGCGCGACGTCGGCGACGTCGAACGAGCGCGCGATCGTGCGCGCCAGCGCCGCGCGCATCTCGGCGCCGCGCGCGCGCGTCGTCGCGGCGAGGTTCGCGCCGGTTGAGTCGAGCGCCGCGCGCGCGGCCTGCGCCGCCGCGTCGAACGCGTCGAGCGCGGGCGCGACCGCGTCGCGCCGCGCGCGCGCTTCGTCCGCCGGAGTTTCCAGCGCGGCTGCGTCGAACGCGAGCGCGTCGGCGGCGTGCGTCGCGACGCGGCGCGCTTCGGCGGCGGCGCGGCGCAGACGCGAGCGGCCCGTCGTCGCGACCAGCGAGGCGTCGAGCGCCTCGAGAAACGGCCGAAAGCGGCTCTGCTCGATCAGCGCGCCGTCGTGCTGCAGCAATCCTTCGGCGTACTCGCGCGCGGAGAGCGGAAAGACCGGCGTCCCGGGCGCGTGCTTCGCGGCCTGCGCGACGATGCGCTGCGCCGCCGCCTGCCAGGCCTCGGGCGCGTCCGCGCTCGGCGTGCCGGAACCTTCACGCATCCGCCACAAGTCGATCTTCGTCTGCACGATGAAGACCGACTCGATGTAGCGCCGGACGATGCCGAGAAAGGACGCGTCGCCTTCGGTGAACGGCTGCTGCGTATCGATCAAATAGAGCACCGCGTCGGCGCCCGGCAGGTACGAAAGCGTCGCGCGGCGGTGCGCCGGGTTGATCGAGGCCAATCCCGGCGTGTCGGCGACGACGAACCCGCCTTTGAGAAAATCGGAGTCGACCGCGACGCGCACCAGCACCGGCGCGCCGGAGTCTTCTGCGGCCGTCGCGTCGTGCAGGTGCGCCTCTTCCGCGACCGCGACGAAGCGCGCCAGGTGCCCGAGCGGCACGCGCTCTTCGCGACCGTTCGCGTAGACCGCCGTCGCCGACTCGTCGGCGGCGTAGGCGAGCTCGGTGATCGTCGCGGTCGAGGGGTTGATGTCGGTCGCGAGCAGTCCGGCGATGCGCTTCCCGCCGGGACGCTCCTCGAACTCGACCTTGCCGAGCAGCGCGTTGAGCAGAAACGACTTCCCGCTCGAGAACTCGCCGACGACCGCGAGCACGAAGCGCCCGTCGCGCAGCCGCGCGATCGTGCGCGCCAGCGCTTCGGCGTCGTCCGCGCCGTCATGGCGGCGCGCGGCGTCCGCAGCGACCGCCGCGCGAAGCTCGTCGAGGCAGTCGGCGACGTCGTCGCGCGCGCGGCGATAGATCTCGAGCGGGTCGGTCACGCGGCGCTCACGCCGGGCCGCTTCGCGACGGGCCGGATGCCTTCCGTCAGCTTCTCCGCATCGGCGGAGCAGGAACCGAGCGCGGCGTCCCCGTACTCGCCAGCCCACGCTTCGACCGGGGTGTCTCTTGAGCGATCATACGACGATTCCGCGCTATCTCCGAGGTCGCGGTGCGGCCCTCCATCTGCCGCGCAGCAAAGCCGCCCTTGACGAGTTCCATGCCAAGATCAAGCAGAAGGTGGACGCCGTCACGGCGGCCGGCGAGGGCGGGCAGTGGGATCCCACCGTGCAGGCGATGGCCGATCTCATCGCCGCGGATCCGATCATCCGGATGTACGCCGAGGAGATGATCGTCCAGGTGCAGCAGCTCCCGAACCCGCCGCCCTCGACGGTGACGTCGGTCGAGCAAATGCTCGAAGCCCTCAACTACATCGTCACGCTGGCGCCGGAGTACAATCCCGATCCGAGCCAGCGGAACGCGTTTCCGATGTCGTCGCTCTTCGCGTACCTGATGATGACGGTCGCCGGCGAGGCGCTGTTCCGCAACCGAGCCTACAACGCTTCGGTCCAGGCAATCCTGCAGCAGTGGTGCGCCTACCTCAACAGCCCCGACAGCACGAGCGTGCTCAATGACGGTTACTACGGCTGGATCTCGCCGCCCGCGATCACCGAGTTTCACCTCGACGACTTCATCTTCGACCCGAATGCGCCGTTCGGG comes from the Candidatus Eremiobacterota bacterium genome and includes:
- a CDS encoding arsenic transporter → MIAGLALLGVIVRPFKICEAWWACGGAIALVLLRALAPNAAYAAVARGLDVYLFLIGMMALAEFARVEGVFEWIAAWAVRAAGGSRGRLLALVYAAGACTTAFLSNDATIVVLTPAVLQAVARTDARPHAYVFACALVANAASFVLPISNPSNLLFFAHAGVPPLGSWLMSFGLAALASIALTYAALALLFRRDVAADLMVHDGSAPPPRALASGALVVGALVLVATSSLGGPLGAVACALGLAAALLATTRERAAPLAIARGIAWPVVALTAALFVLVEALDLAGASALPRMLFGWANHVATPLAQLGIAFASALASNVVNNLPVGLDLGKYVAAAHPPAAFSAAALVGVNVGPNLTANGSLATLLWLAILRRANVEVSPLRFAAVGIAVTPAALLAAALLAR
- the nagA gene encoding N-acetylglucosamine-6-phosphate deacetylase — translated: MSDTYILGPARIALGNGTLAHGRIAVDRGRIARILPEDGPTDLRPPDGAIVAPGLIDVHTNGADEFLFNRDQGTAVEVAARAYARQGATGYCAGIMTAPWESMMHAAAEVSEAANQLVEAGDPIGARCLGIHFEGPFLNPKFRRVHRAEWILPATMERAQEMIEACRGALVLVTMAPEAEGVDEVARFFFDQGIVCSAGHTAAHYREGMLAIGLGFRTVTHAFNAMPPLDHRDPSILAAFIQESRTTVQLICDGYHVAPAMVDLLYRTLHDRLVLATDNMPPAGSGYRIEGGVVRAEDGTIAGSALLMDQAVRNLMIYADIPFETAIANATRSPARLLNLDRELGTIEPGKRADLSIWSDEYQVLSTIVGGLPVYGGAHLYRPSRAANA
- a CDS encoding dynamin family protein produces the protein MTDPLEIYRRARDDVADCLDELRAAVAADAARRHDGADDAEALARTIARLRDGRFVLAVVGEFSSGKSFLLNALLGKVEFEERPGGKRIAGLLATDINPSTATITELAYAADESATAVYANGREERVPLGHLARFVAVAEEAHLHDATAAEDSGAPVLVRVAVDSDFLKGGFVVADTPGLASINPAHRRATLSYLPGADAVLYLIDTQQPFTEGDASFLGIVRRYIESVFIVQTKIDLWRMREGSGTPSADAPEAWQAAAQRIVAQAAKHAPGTPVFPLSAREYAEGLLQHDGALIEQSRFRPFLEALDASLVATTGRSRLRRAAAEARRVATHAADALAFDAAALETPADEARARRDAVAPALDAFDAAAQAARAALDSTGANLAATTRARGAEMRAALARTIARSFDVADVARLRDRQKLHILVDDVLATAIGRFAADAAELVAKRLREEAKSASAAVVGAAREADRGGVLAPLLDALAAERFPVTEDAARAFGADASSGAWSTDIETGLRSSIVLGALGGPAVALVDAVAQRFGAAPPDAYMKRELLADLGATIYPAFDAQLEAYVDRIAAQVETIARGLGARAAALAPRVRAEAIGPLERALAAHAAGDDRAAAARAARERASAARMLATRVETRTEAFARESRAERAELADPSIPLDPRAGTARVAASDGARFDPLTYEHGLRPERWRVPVIGAFKRGKSSLINAIAGSRVLADEGADVELHFPVHVRYGERHRAYALGDDAGWNEIALDETLEAAARTPVLIETPWTLPRELVLVHTPAFDSGFPLAGEIVRAAASAASEILALFSRQLDDRELELYAQIARDGKPIAFVHTMADHEDSAERRNVVMLADRYLRERAIVPQRIFTTSTLEYREALDASRAPAGWNELLALRSTLESHAEEHMARLARGERERAERERLAAAAPRPSDTVPSERKSFIRRLFGSRS